A single region of the Nitrosomonas sp. Is79A3 genome encodes:
- a CDS encoding PilN domain-containing protein, which yields MPRLRLKFPDHGQSVPHIDYSILFIGLLVLAGVLLQFQQITEEVNYWTNRVEHLEKQQQQKKTAPRTRGTPRVKEFSQEIRKEIIQANAVLDQINLPWEALFDSIENAATEEIALLSLQPTVSSRTLRISGEAKNMSELLDFVEALERELTLENVHLLNYKIKQDNPYRPIVFLLTAAWIQAS from the coding sequence ATGCCTCGCTTAAGATTAAAATTTCCTGATCATGGGCAATCCGTTCCGCATATTGATTATTCAATACTATTCATTGGATTGTTGGTTCTTGCCGGTGTGCTTTTGCAATTCCAGCAAATCACGGAAGAAGTGAATTACTGGACTAATCGCGTCGAGCACCTGGAAAAACAACAGCAACAAAAAAAGACTGCGCCACGTACTCGTGGAACACCGCGGGTCAAAGAATTTAGTCAGGAAATTCGCAAAGAAATCATCCAAGCCAATGCGGTTTTGGATCAAATTAATTTACCCTGGGAAGCATTATTTGATTCAATCGAAAATGCGGCTACTGAAGAAATTGCGTTATTATCATTGCAACCGACCGTGTCTAGCCGGACATTACGTATCAGCGGTGAAGCTAAGAATATGTCCGAGTTACTCGATTTTGTAGAAGCATTGGAACGTGAATTGACTCTTGAAAATGTACATTTGTTAAATTACAAGATAAAACAAGATAATCCATATCGTCCGATTGTTTTTCTTCTGACTGCAGCATGGATTCAGGCCTCTTGA